gagattcatctaaaatcaatcggacaagaaaaattagttttattaatagataatcttgtgcctgatcgaagctttttttttttttttcgaaattaacaaaatggcggcctcaggaaatttttttcaaattttcgagaaaaaaaccgacagtttattgttaaaaaaaaatcgaaattttgaaaaaaaaaaaaaatccttcgatcaggcacgagtttttaatgtatttcaaaagtacaataaattttattgaaatctaccgagcagtttttaagttacagtgatcaccagttcagaaaacatagttttgagaaaaacgcatttaaagttttgctatggatttatgtcgaattataagaattatttaataacttacactgagtcatctattcctggaccatataatagctcttcagccgacatagcagcttccaaaatatcgatttgctggtgcctacgttgcaatcgaccttctcgggtgttatcattagcgcgcttatctgctactttgatacgtgcagcatccattctttctgcataccgatgagaattaggcccacaattaagtcctagtgtattcatcaagactaataatgaatttataccctcattaaatatacacatagcaacgtatgcagctatttgtacgatggtaaaactagtatttaccgtttttgggcatattttccatactagttggttaaagctttcattattattctgattgaatccacctacacatcttgaaagtaaattttcattactaagatcttcgtatataggcttgatagcttttaaaacatcagaaggtaaaggagaataatcgtgagaaaaggtatcaagctctcctcttgcttcagcgcgctggtaagagcaccaagattcttcgccttttggacacatatcatgattcggtttttcatcactcgagccgtagtgataaaaggttgccattatagcagatttcatattttcaatagaatcacaatgccggcgtattgctaaaccatagtacacagttagtttgtctattaattttcctgtgagcttacctcgaccaccaagacctttttgtttactcttcagcgtacgtaatcgactccccatccgcttttggacatgccctatacattcctttttatttacagttgtattttcgtaaggatctgattttataattcctgaataggtcttggagtcaccatcaccaatatagttggcatacttaactccatatttagtttcagaatacgaaaacatttcgaccatcgcatccacctccattttcccagaagacccttgatgattagcagaacacacatcttcatgcgattgataccattcctcgaactcaacagtatttgttttttttttccaatactcacatagcttacaatatgcacttttaatgtttatgtcaagaatctttccagtaaaatagccaattatagaagaaactccaaatgacgatgtatatccccgtttttgccaggttccatctcccgatacagttagatgatttatatcttcattttcagttgttggcattgcttgcttttcttcattcacagctttcgtcatgaaggtttctgcgacggctttactacaattcaaaatctgtttcagtaaaattgtatgcgtagatttatctaaaaaagacggcatgtccatcaggccgcaaaacttgcacaatccttcgtatcctattcctagtattctcattacaaaaatgaaacgtctgtttatttcataagaatgcccaacgaaagaacaggaaggaatatattcatttccacagttattacatgcaactacaattttgaatcccagcccacgtgtacttgctgtttgaaacactacatttccatcacattttttacattttataagagcagaaattgcagtgaatacctgaataaaatttattattcgaaattcagtactgctgtcttcaggtacatcatcttcagtgttttgttttaattttttagaagatgtactctgaatactttcatcacgttcggctgttttcggattaaaaacattctttcttttgactgaacgcgacttattaattttttcagaactccgaagttctcttgaaacctttctagaatcacgtcccatggttaataatttaattcacttgagaaataatttatcacaaaactatcgactgatcagtgcaacgactacaggtatactggcaaccaaaaattatttttcagttcttgtactacctacaaattgtgaatatatgtagaaggatatatatatatatatatatatatatatatatatatatatatatatatatatatatataattataaatacattaaaatggggagatattcatgacaatgaaacccgaaaggtcggttgcttgcagctgtttctagctacctgctctcgaatgccacgtagcacccgagcgtcctttggtcattgttaaataactcgaaaagaatttgtcggattcacttcaaattttcacacaatatttttaaaatattatactttaagaaaatgcaaaaaaaaaaaaatcgattttttgaaaattctgactacccctaaccccttaataAAAGACAAAAGATCATAAACTTCAACCTTGCGAGTTTCATTTGAAAGTAGCACATAATACTTTATCCTACCCCAGTCGCGTCCATTCAACCAAATCCTTCAGAAGACGGCTAAGTGAGCCGCAAAGTCCTGGAGATAAAACCTGCCATGCTAGAAGAAATAATCATCTAAAGGTAAGTGAgaaacaattttaatatcttttctttttattgatCGATTTGTAAATGCAACGTGACCAAGCTCAAGATCGTTTAGGTTTGTACtctttgaaaaacccacaataaataataaatatagggAGAAAAAATCTTCGTCGTGTTCTTTATAGTTGTCCGCAAATTCCAAATCACTCGTCAGAATTTTCC
The DNA window shown above is from Microplitis mediator isolate UGA2020A chromosome 1, iyMicMedi2.1, whole genome shotgun sequence and carries:
- the LOC130676330 gene encoding uncharacterized protein LOC130676330, with translation MGRDSRKVSRELRSSEKINKSRSVKRKNVFNPKTAERDESIQSTSSKKLKQNTEDDVPEDSSTEFRIINFIQVFTAISALIKCKKCDGNVVFQTASTRGLGFKIVVACNNCGNEYIPSCSFVGHSYEINRRFIFVMRILGIGYEGLCKFCGLMDMPSFLDKSTHTILLKQILNCSKAVAETFMTKAVNEEKQAMPTTENEDINHLTVSGDGTWQKRGYTSSFGVSSIIGYFTGKILDINIKSAYCKLCEYWKKKTNTVEFEEWYQSHEDVCSANHQGSSGKMEVDAMVEMFSYSETKYGVKYANYIGDGDSKTYSGIIKSDPYENTTVNKKECIGHVQKRMGSRLRTLKSKQKGLGGRGKLTGKLIDKLTVYYGLAIRRHCDSIENMKSAIMATFYHYGSSDEKPNHDMCPKGEESWCSYQRAEARGELDTFSHDYSPLPSDVLKAIKPIYEDLSNENLLSRCVGGFNQNNNESFNQLVWKICPKTVNTSFTIVQIAAYVAMCIFNEGINSLLVLMNTLGLNCGPNSHRYAERMDAARIKVADKRANDNTREGRLQRRHQQIDILEAAMSAEELLYGPGIDDSV